The nucleotide window TCATCGCAGTCAACAATCTTAATAGGCTCTTCTATTGTCAATAGAATCTTCTCAATGTCGCGATTAGTTTTCGGTAAAAGGTTAGAGGAGAAGAGTTCGATATCCTCACCGGAGTCCAGTTTTAAGCAATCTCCAAGCGACTGCATACGATCCGCATAAAATTGAGCTCGGGCAATAACATCCGACCCGTAATCGTTCCCTGTCGATCCTTTATCCATATTTCTGATGGTTTGAACGGTGTCAGGACCGGCATTATAGGCAACGGCAGCTCCTTTAAGAAAATTGCTTTCACTCCACTTTGGAAATCGAGAGATGATATTTTGCCGAAAGTCAGAATAGATTTTGGCAGCTTGGTCGATATGAGCTTCGCTAGCAGGGTCTCCGCCTAGCCCGGCTTGTTTGTGGTAGTTGCGATCGACTTGCATGATTCCGAAACCGTTGCCGCCATCCCCGTACCCGGCTTTGGTCAAGGGAGGAACATTGCCACAGCGCGACTCTCGGCTAGCAATGGCTGCAAGTATTGCAGGGGGGATTTCGTACTTCGTAGCGATCGCGTAGAAGCGTTGTAAGTATTGCCGGACTCTAGGTAGATCGGTTTTGGCCATTTGTCGGGAAGCTTCAATTCCTGCCGAGAGTCCATCTTGTCTGGCCGTCCGAGATGATGCTCCGGAAGTTTCAGCATTTTTTAAAGCAACATCCCACCGATGCATCGCCTTTCCTGGCGAGGGCTGGCCTGTGGTTCGTGTAGCCTCTCTTCTTGGCGGGAGATCGGGTTTGTCCGCGGCCCCCATATCAGCCTCTAGCTCAGGGCTGGGGCTAGACTCTTGACTACGGAAGATTCGCGGCCAGAACCAACAACTATCTCGGCGCGATCGCTATGGATATAATCTCCGTCTCTCTCCAATATTCTGGGATCGCACCACTTAACCCAAAAGTAATCTCCCTCCTCCTGGTAATCGCGAATGATATATTTCCCAGGTACGATCGTGGCCATCTGCTTCTGCAAGCCTTTGGCAACAACTTTGCGTTCGGATAAAGGCTGGGCTCTGAGGGAGGTTTTTTGTTTGACCCAAATCATTGTTGACACGTTCGTCCCACTGAGTGAGCCCCCATCAGCAGCGGTTAGGTTGCCGAGGCGAACAGAGCTAAAATCGCCAGCAACATCGATAATAATGCTCAACTCGTTGGCAAACTCGTCTACTTTGACCCAGGTAGAGTTATTGACGATGATGCCTTGCATAAAAGGCTGGCTCGAATGGGGAGAACGATTGATGAATATGTCTACTATGGGATATCCCTTTAGCAAGAGGGAATCAGTCGAGAACTTGGGCTCACGAATATTAGACTTAACCAAGTTGACGTAGCGATTAGTCTTATTCCATTCGATCTCAATTTTGTAAGCCTTAGCTAAGTCAGCAAGTTTAGCGTAGCAAGAGTCATCAGTGAAGATATATGCCTCTAGAGATTTCCGACCATTGATGTGGAGCGGGCAGGCACGCAGGTCGTCCACAGAGATTCTGGTTGACCGCGAAAACCTACCCCCAGCCATGTAGGATTTAACCATGTCACGTAGGGTAGCACCTCCAGTCCCGCCGATATCGCTTTCTTGAAGTTGCCACAAATCCCAGCGGAGTGCCGTTCCACCTGGCCAACCATCATGCCAACGCATAGGACCGTAGTTTTCATGAGGTAAGCCTCGATGAAGGGCAGTTTTAAGAGAAACTCCACTGGCTTTTTCAGCGTCAGATTTTCGAAAATCTCGCAGTGCAGCAGCTTCAGCATGAGTCATCACTTTCTTAATTGTGATGTCGTCTTGACTCCACCCTAGTTGGGAAGCTAAATTTGCAACCTCCTTGCACATATTTTCAATTTGTATGGGTGTGGGAGGATAATCTACCCAGATTTTGCCTCCCATGCAAGCAATGCAAATCCCAACAGCATTACTGTTACGACTCAGTGTATGTTTGGACAGATACTGGTCGTAGGCAGTCAGTCGCTTGATTGTGCCATCTCCCAGAACAACCGTATGGTAAGAACCGGGTTTTGACCAGTTATATGAGGTAGCTGACCAGTGAAGATATATTTTCTTGACTTCTTGATAAGACATAGTCTTTTGTTCAGCTCTATTGCTAAATGCAAGAGTCGCAATAAGCACAGCTATCAATCTTCTTCAAAGTTGCCATCCCAATCTTGGATGACAGAGTCAGAAGTTTCAAGGTTAGCAAAGGTATTGTTGTTCGCATCTTCTACGTCTTCACGATCGGGACCGGGAAGGAATTTTGGAGTCCAAATATCGCCAATCCTAGCTCGCCCTGCAAAGCTTATTCCACCACCACCAATGCCAAGAGTTATAGCTATGGCCTCAAGGAGTGAAAATACATCTTCAACATTACCCATACGCTTTTCATTTCTTTTTTTGCATGTATCTTTCTCATTACTCGATTCCAAGCTACAGTCTAGAACATAATTCCTTTCAATTAAACTGCGAACGGGTCCAGTTGAAATCAGGAAAAGTAGGATTGAAAGAAAGGACACAATCACTCCTTGAATAGTCAGAGATTTCAACGCTTGCTTGGGGGGGTTCGAATCGATCATTGCTTTTCTGAACCCGTTTCTAAACCTATCTCTTCGTTATTTGATGATATTGACCCAGAGTTGTTTTGTTGTTCAAACGATTCGGTTTTGTTGTTCCTGTCCAGGGAATCAAGCAGCAACTCAAGCATTGGAAGAGCCCCCAAATATTTAATTGTTTCCAGACCCTTTTCACCATTGGCAATGTACGTATGGGAGTTGCCCAAGACGCCTGACTGGGGAGACATGGACTTGATGAGATCGGCCAACTCCGGTAATCTTTCAATGAGTTGAGGAGCTATCGATGCAAGCAGCAGCCAAGCTTGCTGGTTTTCGAAAGCACCAATCTTTCCTCTAACTTCATGCTGAGTAATTTTACTCTGTATTTTTGCTCTAACCTCTTTAAGTTTCTCGGCTGTTGTGGCAATCTCTTCTTTAGCTGCAACCCGGCAAGCATCAGCAAGAAATTTATCAGCTTCGGTGATTGCTAACAGCTCTT belongs to Rubidibacter lacunae KORDI 51-2 and includes:
- a CDS encoding peptidoglycan recognition protein family protein, which gives rise to MSYQEVKKIYLHWSATSYNWSKPGSYHTVVLGDGTIKRLTAYDQYLSKHTLSRNSNAVGICIACMGGKIWVDYPPTPIQIENMCKEVANLASQLGWSQDDITIKKVMTHAEAAALRDFRKSDAEKASGVSLKTALHRGLPHENYGPMRWHDGWPGGTALRWDLWQLQESDIGGTGGATLRDMVKSYMAGGRFSRSTRISVDDLRACPLHINGRKSLEAYIFTDDSCYAKLADLAKAYKIEIEWNKTNRYVNLVKSNIREPKFSTDSLLLKGYPIVDIFINRSPHSSQPFMQGIIVNNSTWVKVDEFANELSIIIDVAGDFSSVRLGNLTAADGGSLSGTNVSTMIWVKQKTSLRAQPLSERKVVAKGLQKQMATIVPGKYIIRDYQEEGDYFWVKWCDPRILERDGDYIHSDRAEIVVGSGRESSVVKSLAPALS